A window from Polyangium spumosum encodes these proteins:
- a CDS encoding HAMP domain-containing sensor histidine kinase, whose product MIGRLGIRAKLIAASVVLMLIAGFAIERLGSRSLEALMIERTMVQLTGELRLAEDIVRRRCEASPCAVGDTLDELADELGALSGGRVTLIAPGGVVLGDSELAAEELARVENHGSREEVIAALATGAGSSSRYSDTLDQRMIYAARRHATPEHGVAVVRIALPLTGIDDALGRARLFLLVGVAVAIAAAVAMAAFGTHLLTRPVRSLTEAALAMAGGNLAVHAPAQGTDETAQLGRALNRLSSELLSAIEELRDERDLLASILDGMNEGVLVTDGDARIVLANRALRGMTLVGEGSLGKSVIEVIRNASLQEALDRADTSSEAIVREVELSGLMPRKLLVRVSKLPSRKDRDRGANDRGLIAVFHDVTDLRRLETIRTDFVANVSHELRTPVTAISTAAETLLAGALGEPEEAAEFVDVIDRHAKRLRQLVDDLLDLSKIESKNYRLVLVEQDVIPVVGHVARLLDEAAKRRRVELRIERAEGPLPARVDRRAMEQVLMNLLDNATKYAGEGAHVTVSAQARAGGGVEIRVIDDGPGISPQHLGRIFERFYRVDAGRSRDLGGTGLGLSIVKHLVELMNGTIDVESTLGKGSTFTVRLPPTGERASRDRG is encoded by the coding sequence ATGATCGGCCGCCTCGGCATCCGCGCGAAGCTCATCGCCGCGTCGGTCGTGCTCATGCTGATCGCGGGCTTCGCGATCGAGCGGCTCGGATCCCGCTCGCTCGAGGCGCTCATGATCGAGCGCACGATGGTGCAGCTCACGGGCGAGCTCCGCCTCGCCGAGGACATCGTACGCCGCCGCTGCGAGGCTTCGCCGTGCGCCGTGGGCGACACGCTCGACGAGCTCGCGGACGAGCTCGGCGCGCTCTCGGGCGGGCGCGTCACGCTCATCGCCCCGGGCGGCGTGGTCCTCGGTGACTCCGAGCTCGCGGCCGAGGAGCTCGCGCGCGTCGAGAACCACGGATCCCGCGAAGAGGTGATCGCCGCGCTCGCGACCGGCGCGGGCAGCTCGTCCCGCTACAGCGACACCCTCGATCAGCGCATGATCTACGCGGCGCGCCGCCACGCGACGCCGGAGCACGGCGTCGCCGTCGTGCGTATCGCCTTGCCGCTCACCGGCATCGACGACGCCCTCGGACGCGCGCGCCTCTTCCTGCTCGTGGGTGTCGCCGTCGCGATCGCCGCCGCCGTCGCGATGGCCGCGTTTGGCACGCACCTGCTCACGCGCCCCGTCCGCAGCTTGACCGAGGCCGCGCTCGCGATGGCCGGCGGCAACCTCGCGGTCCACGCGCCCGCGCAGGGGACCGACGAGACCGCGCAGCTCGGCCGCGCGCTGAACCGCCTCTCGAGCGAGCTGCTCTCGGCCATCGAGGAGCTGCGCGACGAGCGCGACCTGCTCGCCTCGATCCTCGACGGCATGAACGAAGGCGTGCTCGTCACCGACGGCGACGCGCGTATCGTCCTCGCGAACCGCGCCCTGCGCGGCATGACCCTCGTCGGCGAAGGCTCGCTCGGCAAGAGCGTCATCGAGGTCATCCGCAACGCCTCGCTCCAGGAGGCGCTCGATCGCGCGGACACGAGCAGCGAGGCCATCGTGCGCGAGGTCGAGCTCTCGGGCCTCATGCCGCGCAAGCTCCTCGTGCGTGTCTCCAAGCTCCCGAGCCGAAAGGACCGCGATCGCGGCGCGAACGATCGTGGCCTCATCGCCGTCTTCCACGACGTCACGGATCTGCGGCGCCTCGAGACGATCCGCACCGACTTCGTGGCGAACGTCTCGCACGAGCTCCGCACCCCGGTCACGGCCATCAGCACCGCGGCCGAGACGCTGCTCGCCGGCGCGCTCGGCGAGCCCGAGGAGGCCGCCGAGTTCGTCGACGTCATCGATCGTCACGCCAAGCGCCTCCGGCAGCTCGTCGACGACCTGCTCGATCTCTCGAAGATCGAGAGCAAGAACTACCGCCTGGTCCTCGTCGAGCAGGACGTGATCCCCGTCGTCGGCCATGTCGCGCGCCTGCTCGACGAGGCCGCGAAGCGCCGCAGGGTCGAGCTCCGCATCGAGCGCGCCGAGGGCCCGCTGCCTGCGCGCGTCGATCGCCGCGCCATGGAGCAGGTCCTCATGAACCTGCTCGACAACGCCACGAAATACGCCGGCGAGGGCGCGCACGTCACGGTCTCTGCGCAGGCGCGGGCCGGCGGCGGCGTGGAGATCCGCGTGATCGACGACGGCCCTGGCATCTCGCCGCAGCACCTCGGCCGCATCTTCGAGCGCTTTTATCGTGTCGACGCGGGCCGCTCGCGGGACCTCGGCGGCACGGGCCTCGGCCTCAGCATCGTCAAGCACCTCGTGGAGCTCATGAACGGCACGATCGACGTCGAGAGCACGCTCGGCAAAGGCTCGACGTTCACGGTGCGGCTCCCGCCCACGGGCGAGAGAGCCTCGCGCGACCGCGGCTAG
- the dapE gene encoding succinyl-diaminopimelate desuccinylase: protein MSELEARLVETLLWLCNIPSPTGEERSIADAVLERVSRAPLAAPPRRHGDSIVVPVTRGTGGPRVALVGHLDVVRTTHEGPPRVEGDKLYGPGASDMKSGLALMLDLLEHGAREIAGCDLTLIFYAREEGPYADNELGRVLADDPEATAVDLAVCMEPSDNKLSLGASGSIHARLTFEGRTAHSARPWQGENAIHKAGPFLAELGAREPRTVVLDGLTYRTVTSVTLAEGGRGRNVIPDVFTLNLNHRFSPDTSIAEAQGDIEALVANRARIEWTDLSPSAPPHASHPLVVALREAGVAGVEAKQAWTDVARFAALSVPAVNWGPGVNAQAHQRNEWTSIALLVAGRAILGRFFEAIGRR, encoded by the coding sequence ATGAGCGAGCTCGAAGCGCGGCTCGTCGAGACGCTCCTCTGGCTCTGCAACATCCCCTCGCCGACGGGCGAGGAGCGCTCGATCGCCGACGCGGTCCTGGAGCGCGTCTCCCGCGCGCCGCTCGCGGCGCCGCCGCGCCGGCATGGCGACTCCATCGTCGTGCCCGTCACGCGTGGCACGGGTGGCCCGCGTGTCGCGCTCGTGGGTCACCTCGACGTCGTGCGCACGACACACGAGGGGCCGCCACGCGTGGAGGGCGACAAGCTCTACGGCCCCGGCGCCTCCGACATGAAGTCGGGCCTCGCGCTCATGCTCGATCTGCTGGAGCACGGGGCGCGCGAGATCGCGGGCTGCGATCTCACGTTGATCTTCTACGCACGCGAGGAGGGGCCGTACGCGGACAACGAGCTCGGCCGGGTCCTCGCGGACGATCCCGAGGCGACGGCCGTGGACCTCGCCGTCTGCATGGAGCCCTCCGACAACAAGCTCAGCCTCGGCGCGTCGGGCTCGATCCACGCGCGGCTCACGTTCGAGGGGCGCACGGCGCACAGCGCGCGGCCGTGGCAAGGCGAAAACGCCATCCACAAGGCCGGGCCGTTCCTCGCGGAGCTCGGCGCGCGTGAGCCGCGCACCGTGGTCCTCGACGGGCTGACGTACCGCACGGTCACGTCCGTGACCCTCGCGGAGGGCGGCCGCGGGCGGAACGTCATCCCCGACGTGTTCACGCTCAACCTGAACCACCGCTTCTCGCCCGACACCTCGATCGCCGAGGCGCAAGGCGACATCGAGGCGCTCGTTGCCAACCGCGCGCGGATCGAGTGGACCGATCTCTCCCCGTCGGCGCCGCCGCACGCGTCGCACCCGCTCGTGGTCGCGCTGCGCGAGGCGGGCGTGGCCGGCGTGGAGGCGAAGCAGGCGTGGACCGATGTCGCGCGTTTCGCCGCGCTCTCCGTGCCCGCGGTGAACTGGGGCCCGGGGGTGAACGCGCAGGCGCAT
- a CDS encoding response regulator, translating to MPTNVLIVEDERDLQRVLSYNFKSAGFDVVSAMNGETALRAVKEEPFDLVILDLMLPDMPGTEVCKRLKQNPETASIPVIMVTARGEEVDRVVGFELGADDYVVKPFSVRELILRARAILRRTEGTPAEGAKLDFGVLRVDRAAHRAWVNGEEITFTALEFKLLVVLFDRRGRVMTRDVLLDEVWGSHVDVTTRNVDTHVKRVREKLGVAGDYIETVRGVGYRFRAEPGELSPPQDG from the coding sequence ATGCCGACGAACGTTCTCATCGTCGAGGACGAGCGCGATCTCCAGCGCGTCCTGTCCTACAACTTCAAGAGTGCGGGGTTCGACGTCGTCTCCGCGATGAACGGCGAGACCGCGCTCCGCGCGGTGAAAGAAGAGCCGTTCGACCTCGTCATCCTCGACCTCATGCTGCCCGACATGCCGGGCACCGAGGTCTGCAAGCGCCTCAAGCAGAACCCGGAGACGGCGAGTATCCCCGTCATCATGGTCACGGCCCGAGGCGAAGAGGTGGATCGCGTCGTTGGCTTCGAGCTCGGCGCCGACGACTACGTGGTCAAACCCTTTTCCGTGCGCGAGCTCATCCTGCGAGCGAGAGCGATCCTGCGCCGCACCGAGGGCACGCCCGCCGAAGGCGCGAAGCTCGACTTCGGCGTCCTGCGCGTCGATCGCGCCGCGCACCGCGCCTGGGTGAACGGCGAGGAGATCACCTTCACCGCGCTCGAGTTCAAGCTGCTCGTCGTGCTCTTCGACCGCCGCGGGCGCGTCATGACCCGCGACGTCCTGCTCGACGAGGTCTGGGGCTCGCACGTCGACGTCACGACCCGCAACGTCGACACCCACGTCAAACGCGTGCGCGAAAAGCTCGGCGTCGCCGGTGACTACATCGAGACCGTACGCGGCGTCGGCTACCGCTTCCGCGCCGAGCCCGGCGAGCTCTCCCCGCCCCAGGACGGATGA
- the ndk gene encoding nucleoside-diphosphate kinase, producing the protein MALERTLSIIKPDAVEKNHTGAIIARLEQEGFIIRAMKRIHLTRAEAEGFYAEHKGRGFFDELTTFMSRSSIVVMALEREDAIAKYREVIGATNPANAAEGTIRKLYAASVGENAVHGSDKPESAAREIAYFFAGYEVSPRA; encoded by the coding sequence ATGGCTCTGGAGCGCACCCTTTCCATCATCAAGCCCGACGCGGTCGAGAAGAACCACACGGGCGCGATCATCGCCCGCCTCGAGCAGGAGGGCTTCATCATCCGCGCGATGAAGCGGATTCACCTCACCCGCGCCGAGGCCGAAGGCTTCTACGCGGAGCACAAAGGCCGCGGCTTCTTCGACGAGCTCACGACGTTCATGTCGCGCAGCTCGATCGTCGTCATGGCCCTCGAGCGCGAGGACGCGATCGCCAAGTACCGCGAGGTCATCGGCGCGACGAACCCCGCGAACGCGGCCGAAGGCACGATCCGCAAGCTGTACGCCGCGAGCGTCGGCGAGAACGCGGTGCACGGCTCGGACAAGCCCGAGTCCGCGGCGCGCGAGATCGCCTATTTCTTCGCCGGGTACGAAGTCTCGCCCCGCGCGTGA
- a CDS encoding 2,3,4,5-tetrahydropyridine-2,6-dicarboxylate N-succinyltransferase, with protein sequence MTNLADSLAPLVSAAFADRSLLKDPAHERAVLETIDALDRGALRVAEPVSEGKWVTHAWVKQAILLYFAVQKMSVMEAGPLEFHDKIPLKRGLEAAGVRVVPPGAVRYGAFLEPGAILMPGYVNIGARVGAGTMVDTWATVGSCAQIGRDCHLAGGVGIGGVLEPPSAQPVIIEDGVFVGSRVIVVEGVIVEREAVLGAGVVLTASTAILDVTGSEVVEHRGRVPARSVVIPGMRPKRFPAGEFGVPCALIIGKRSESTDRKVSLNAALRDFAVPV encoded by the coding sequence ATGACGAACCTCGCCGACTCCCTCGCGCCGCTCGTCTCGGCCGCCTTCGCCGACCGCTCGTTGCTGAAAGATCCCGCGCACGAGCGCGCCGTCCTCGAGACGATCGACGCGCTCGATCGTGGCGCGCTTCGCGTCGCCGAGCCCGTCTCCGAGGGCAAGTGGGTGACACATGCGTGGGTGAAGCAGGCCATCCTGCTCTACTTCGCCGTCCAGAAGATGTCGGTCATGGAGGCGGGGCCGCTCGAGTTCCACGACAAGATCCCGCTCAAGCGTGGCCTCGAGGCCGCGGGCGTGCGGGTCGTGCCGCCGGGCGCGGTGCGGTACGGCGCGTTCCTCGAGCCGGGCGCGATCCTCATGCCGGGTTACGTGAACATCGGCGCGCGCGTGGGCGCAGGGACGATGGTCGATACGTGGGCGACCGTGGGATCGTGCGCGCAGATCGGCCGCGACTGCCACCTCGCGGGCGGCGTCGGGATCGGCGGCGTGCTCGAGCCGCCGAGCGCGCAGCCCGTCATCATCGAGGACGGCGTGTTCGTCGGCTCGCGCGTGATCGTGGTCGAGGGCGTGATCGTGGAGCGCGAGGCCGTGCTCGGCGCGGGCGTCGTGCTCACGGCGTCGACCGCGATCCTCGACGTCACCGGATCCGAGGTCGTCGAGCACCGCGGCCGCGTGCCCGCGCGCAGCGTCGTCATCCCGGGCATGCGGCCGAAGAGGTTCCCCGCGGGCGAGTTCGGCGTGCCTTGCGCGCTCATCATCGGCAAGAGAAGCGAGTCCACCGATCGCAAGGTCTCGCTCAACGCCGCGCTCCGGGACTTCGCGGTGCCGGTATGA